The Episyrphus balteatus chromosome 4, idEpiBalt1.1, whole genome shotgun sequence genome includes a window with the following:
- the LOC129920007 gene encoding peritrophin-1-like translates to MWKQTTSVLLVLVLINLTIGQDIQGRWYKSDGVANLNCPLDDDPDDPTLLPYQGDCTKFLKCSYGLAYTLSCPRNLHWSKTYNRCESPRIAQCNNNEVTPKPQIGGNGCTFAYAPHPTNCHKAIQCIDGKQSELECSEGAGWDKDNNKCSYLLGDC, encoded by the exons ATGTGGA aaCAAACTACAAGCGTACTGTTGGTGTTGGTTCTGATTAATTTGACAATTGGCCAGGACATTCAGGGAAGATGGTACAAAAGTGATGGAGTTGCCAATTTGAATTGCCCTTTGGATGATGATCCAGATGATCCAACACTTCTTCCATACCAAGGAGATTGTACGAAATTCTTAAAGTGTTCTTATGGTTTGGCATATACTTTGTCATGTCCCAGAAACTTGCATTGGTCAAAGACGTATAACAGATGTGAGTCGCCTAGAATTGCCCAGTGCAATAACAATGAAGTTACTCCCAAACCTCAAATTGGTGGAAATGGTTGCACTTTCGCTTATGCACCACATCCTACCAATTGTCACAAGGCTATCCAATGTATTGATGGAAAACAATCGGAATTAGAATGTTCAGAAGGTGCTGGTTGGGATAAAGATAACAACAAGTGTTCTTACCTTCTGGGTGATTGTTAA